TGTTTGCAGTCTCCTTCGTCAGAAATGTCCTTGAAGGCACTAAGCTTTTAGAAGCAAATTCAATATTTGAAGAAGTTGCAAGAAAAAAAGGATTGTATAGTGAAAATTTGATGATGGAGATAGCCAAGAAAGGCTCCATTCAAAATATTGGAGGAATTCCAGACGATGTAAAAAGAGTATTCGTAACAGCTTTAGACATAGCACCTGAATGGCATGTAAGAATGCAAGCAGCCTTTCAGAAGTATACAGATAATGCTGTCTCTAAGACTATAAACTTACCTTACGATGCTACGATAGAAGATGTCAGGGATGCTTACTTACTAGCTTACAAGCTGGGTTGTAAAGGAATTACTGTATATAGATATGGAAGTAAGAAAGAGCAGGTCTTGTACTTGGGTTCTGTTATGAGTAAAGAAAAGGGTGAGACTTTCGAATATGTAAGTGCCCATTCTGAATACTCAGGAGGTTGCCCTGCCGTTTATTGCCAAACTTTTTAAAATGAAAGCTATAAACACATTCATTTTCAATAAAATATATTTGATTTTTCCTTTTTAAGGGATTTCTCAAAGGACACTCTATCATAATATGGTGAGTAATATATATAGAGAAGTTTATTTGAAAAAGTTCAACAATCCATCTTAGGACATTAAATCTAAATGAGAGATTTTATTAAGTTGTGCCAAATTATTTTTATATCCACCAATTGGGGATATGTTAAAAATCTAGGAGCCGCCGTAGCTCAGCGTGGTAGAGCAACTGGCTGTTAACCAGTTGGTCGTCCGTTCAAGTCGGACCGGCGGCGCCATCTATAATTTGTAATATATATAATTTGACGTAATATCTTTTAAATTAAATTAACATCTGAACTTCAATTACAGCTCCTAAGGTCAACAATATTATAACTGCGATTAAAACCAATAGCGCAACCTTCGATTCCTTATTAACTTCTTTTTTAAAAGCTGAGTATACAAGCATCGTGCCTTCCATCATAACTAAAGTGTATGCAGAAAATTCTATCCAAAAGATAGGATTGATAAGAAGAATTAAAATAGAGACGATTGGAGGGACATTATATACAACTGAATAGGCTGATAGGACAATTCCCGTTGAGTAGAGTACAAAGAACATCCATATAATTCCAATGATGGGAACGAACCCAACCAAAGCGATAAATAGATTATTCTGCAATATATACAATGAATCAATTTCTGAGGGTATTGGTACTTCTTCAATTATTGTTTGAGCTGAAGTGTAATCAATAGGAGTTAAGGTGCCTACCAACGTTATCACTGTACTAAGTATGAAGAATAGAATGAACAGTAAAACTCTGATTCTGATGTACTTCATCTAATTAAATATGATGAAGCTATCTATAAATTATTTCTCATTCTACTAAACTAGGCTCTATTTTTATGAATGATCTACTTATTAGAAAAAATAAGGATTAAGACATTTATATCTACTTTCAAAGATTATCTATATGAAATTGCCCAAGATAAATATTGATTCAATACGGGAGTATTTATCATCTATCTTTGAGGATGAAGTATCTATCAAATATATTGGCGAACTTGGAAAAGTGCAAAGGAAAGAGGAAAAGAGGTTAAAAGCATTTGGATATGGTTTACCTTATCTCATTGAAGCTGAGGTTGGGGGTAAGATAAGGCGGTTGGTGCTAGAAACTATAAAGAAAGGAAGATTCGGTCACGAGCACTTTTCAGATAGAGCTCAGATCTTGATATGGCAGCACTCTTCATTTAATAAGTTACCTAAGCATGTAAAATCATGTGATATGGGTGCTTTCACAAAAGTAGGCCTTAAGTCTTTAGGTGACTGTAGAGAATACTTTATTTTAACAGAGAAAGTAGAGGGCATCTCATATCATTTTGATCTCGATAGGATTAAAGAAAAAGAAAAAATTACTAAACTTGATTTAAGTAGGTGTTTAGCTCTCTCAAATTACTTAGTTAAGATACATTCAAAAAAAGGAAAAGATCACCATCTATATGTAAG
This portion of the Candidatus Methylarchaceae archaeon HK02M2 genome encodes:
- a CDS encoding stage II sporulation protein M, encoding MVGTLTPIDYTSAQTIIEEVPIPSEIDSLYILQNNLFIALVGFVPIIGIIWMFFVLYSTGIVLSAYSVVYNVPPIVSILILLINPIFWIEFSAYTLVMMEGTMLVYSAFKKEVNKESKVALLVLIAVIILLTLGAVIEVQMLI